The following are encoded in a window of Solidesulfovibrio magneticus RS-1 genomic DNA:
- a CDS encoding response regulator transcription factor, translating into MRVLIVEDDLDAAAYLVKGLKESGYVVDHVADGREALYRVAAETYDACVVDRMLPGVDGLTIVKTMRSAGNAAPVLILSALGDVDDRVKGLKAGGDDYLVKPYAFAELLARLEALLRRGRSDAPDTMLKVADLEMDLVGRTVRRAGRPIELKPKEFALLEYLMRHAGHVVTRTMLLENVWDYSFDPQTNVIDVHVSRLRQKIDKGHDKPLLSTIRGAGYSLRDSH; encoded by the coding sequence ATGCGCGTACTCATCGTGGAAGACGACCTGGACGCTGCCGCCTATCTGGTCAAGGGACTCAAGGAATCGGGCTATGTGGTGGACCATGTGGCCGACGGCCGCGAGGCCCTCTACCGCGTGGCCGCCGAGACCTACGACGCCTGCGTGGTCGACCGGATGCTGCCCGGCGTTGACGGGCTGACCATCGTCAAGACCATGCGCTCGGCCGGCAACGCCGCCCCGGTGCTCATTCTTTCGGCCCTGGGCGACGTGGACGACCGGGTCAAGGGCTTAAAGGCCGGCGGCGACGACTATCTGGTCAAGCCCTACGCCTTTGCCGAGCTGCTGGCCCGGCTGGAGGCCCTGCTGCGCCGGGGCCGCTCCGACGCCCCGGACACCATGCTCAAGGTGGCCGACCTGGAAATGGATCTGGTCGGCCGCACCGTGCGCCGGGCCGGCCGGCCCATCGAACTCAAGCCCAAGGAATTCGCCCTGCTCGAATACCTCATGCGCCACGCCGGCCATGTGGTCACCCGCACCATGCTGCTGGAAAACGTCTGGGACTATTCCTTCGATCCCCAGACCAACGTCATCGACGTCCATGTGAGCCGCCTGCGCCAGAAGATCGACAAGGGCCACGACAAGCCGCTTCTCTCCACCATCCGCGGCGCCGGGTACAGCCTGCGTGATAGCCACTAA
- a CDS encoding sensor histidine kinase codes for MIATKILRSSTLRLSILHMAAFGLSVLVLLWFIYSSTAGFMERQTDETINAEIQGLAEQYSQLGLTGLIRVIKSRVAKDKAGSSVYLLTDWKFNPLAGNLPDWPKFKDTGSGWFDATLEDTENFEPRRVRMRYFLLPGNFHLVVGRDVSERVKVERLIVDALIWGMLLTVVLGGAGGVLTSRWMLKRIDVITKASREIMNGDLSRRIPTRGAGDEFDRLAENLNAMLDQIGRLMDGVKQVSNNIAHDLRGPLNRIRSGLEITLSRPQEPEACRQALERAITEIDGLLQTFNALLTIAQAESGARRQDFTDIDLTSLAADAAELYEPVAEEAGLSLEVDLAPQVTVPGNRHLLSQALANLLDNAVKYTPDGGRVTLSLTSGPAGPELTVADTGPGIPPEHREFVLERFTRLESSRNTPGSGLGLSLVAAAAGLHQAELRLGDNSPGLRVTLAFPAGRAKS; via the coding sequence GTGATAGCCACTAAGATCCTGCGTTCCTCCACCCTGCGCCTGTCCATCCTGCACATGGCCGCCTTCGGCCTGTCGGTGCTGGTGCTGTTGTGGTTCATCTATTCGTCCACGGCCGGTTTCATGGAACGCCAGACCGACGAAACGATAAACGCCGAGATCCAGGGGCTGGCCGAACAGTACAGCCAGCTCGGGCTGACCGGGCTTATCCGCGTCATCAAGTCCCGCGTGGCCAAGGACAAGGCCGGATCGAGCGTCTATCTCCTCACCGACTGGAAATTCAATCCCCTGGCCGGCAACCTGCCCGACTGGCCCAAGTTCAAGGACACCGGCTCGGGCTGGTTCGACGCCACCCTGGAGGACACCGAGAACTTCGAGCCGCGCCGGGTGCGGATGCGCTACTTCCTGCTGCCCGGCAACTTCCATCTGGTGGTCGGCCGCGACGTGTCCGAGCGGGTCAAGGTGGAACGGCTCATCGTCGACGCGCTCATCTGGGGCATGCTCCTCACCGTCGTTCTCGGCGGGGCCGGGGGCGTGTTGACCAGCCGCTGGATGCTCAAGCGCATTGACGTCATCACCAAGGCCAGCCGGGAAATCATGAACGGCGACCTCAGCCGCCGCATCCCCACCCGGGGGGCCGGCGACGAATTCGACCGCCTGGCCGAAAACTTGAACGCCATGCTCGACCAGATCGGCCGGCTCATGGACGGCGTCAAGCAGGTCTCCAACAACATCGCCCACGACCTGCGCGGCCCCCTAAACCGCATCCGCTCGGGCCTGGAAATCACCCTGTCCCGGCCCCAGGAGCCCGAGGCCTGCCGCCAGGCCCTGGAACGGGCCATCACCGAGATCGACGGGCTGCTGCAAACCTTCAACGCGCTTTTAACCATCGCCCAGGCCGAATCCGGGGCTCGCCGCCAGGATTTCACCGACATCGACCTGACGAGCCTGGCCGCCGACGCCGCCGAACTCTACGAGCCCGTGGCCGAGGAGGCCGGCCTGTCCCTGGAAGTGGACCTCGCCCCCCAGGTGACCGTGCCCGGCAACCGCCACCTGCTCTCCCAGGCCCTGGCCAACCTCCTGGACAACGCCGTCAAATACACCCCCGACGGCGGCCGGGTGACCCTGTCGCTGACCTCCGGCCCGGCCGGCCCGGAACTGACCGTGGCCGACACCGGCCCGGGCATCCCCCCCGAACACCGCGAATTCGTCCTGGAGCGCTTTACCCGCCTGGAATCGAGCCGCAATACCCCGGGCAGCGGCCTGGGCCTGTCCCTGGTCGCCGCCGCCGCCGGCCTGCACCAGGCCGAGTTGCGCCTGGGCGACAACAGCCCCGGTCTTCGCGTCACCCTGGCCTTCCCGGCCGGCCGCGCC